From a region of the Narcine bancroftii isolate sNarBan1 chromosome 5, sNarBan1.hap1, whole genome shotgun sequence genome:
- the LOC138765534 gene encoding probable G-protein coupled receptor 139 gives MAAADLLIVIFDLIMRQIPIAYRYNFRFLKSIPLCNIHAVLLYTVTDWSVWYTVAFTFDRFVAICYQKMKRNYCTEKTATFVLGTVSVLSFSKNIFWYFMFTGEYFVDNTPWFCLTREGVLTSENWATATFVHHIFTPAIPFVLILLLNGLTVRHILVTSRVRRRLRGASSRESFRDPEMESRRKSVTLLYAISANFILLWSLFTGYFIWVQLYYVRVVFVSPAIFVQDLGFMLQLLSCCTNTALYTITQKKLREQLKELVKSSISRVVKCAQ, from the coding sequence ATGGCGGCGGCGGATCTACTGATCGTTATTTTCGATCTGATAATGAGGCAGATACCAATTGCCTACAGGTACAACTTCCGTTTCCTCAAGTCCATCCCTTTGTGTAATATTCACGCCGTCCTTCTTTATACAGTGACAGATTGGTCTGTCTGGTACACCGTCGCATTCACCTTTGATCGGTTTGTAGCCATTTGTTACCAGAAGATGAAAAGGAATTATTGCACCGAGAAAACGGCGACGTTTGTACTTGGAACGGTGAGCGTGCTAAGTTTTTCGAAGAACATTTTCTGGTATTTTATGTTCACAGGTGAATATTTCGTTGATAATACCCCTTGGTTTTGTTTGACAAGAGAAGGTGTTCTGACATCAGAGAACTGGGCAACAGCCACATTCGTTCATCATATCTTCACACCGGCAATCCCATTTGTCCTCATTTTGCTGCTCAATGGGTTAACTGTAAGACATATTCTGGTGACTAGCAGGGTGCGCAGAAGACTTCGAGGTGCCAGCAGTCGGGAGAGTTTTCGAGACCCAGAGATGGAGAGCCGCAGGAAATCCGTCACTTTGCTGTATGCTATCTCGGCGAATTTCATCCTGTTATGGTCGCTGTTCACAGGGTATTTCATATGGGTCCAGTTGTATTATGTTCGCGTTGTGTTTGTCAGTCCAGCTATTTTTGTGCAAGACCTAGGTTTCATGCTGCAGCTGTTGAGCTGCTGTACAAACACGGCCCTTTACACCATTACCCAGAAAAAGCTCAGGGAACAACTGAAGGAACTAGTGAAATCTTCCATCTCTCGAGTTGTGAAATGTGCTCAATGA